The following proteins are encoded in a genomic region of Phragmites australis chromosome 9, lpPhrAust1.1, whole genome shotgun sequence:
- the LOC133928386 gene encoding S-adenosylmethionine synthase 1 gives MAALDTFLFTSESVNEGHPDKLCDQVSDAVLDACLAEDPDSKVACETCTKTNMVMVFGEITTKANVDYEKIVRETCRNIGFVSNDVGLDADHCKVLVNIEQQSPDIAQGVHGHFTKRPEEIGAGDQGHMFGYATDETPELMPLSHVLATKLGARLTEVRKNGTCPWLRPDGKTQVTVEYRNEGGAMVPIRVHTVLISTQHDETVTNDEIAADLKEHVIKPIIPEEYLDEKTIFHLNPSGRFVIGGPHGDAGLTGRKIIIDTYGGWGAHGGGAFSGKDPTKVDRSGAYVARQAAKSIVANGLARRAIVQVSYAIGVPEPLSVFVDTYGTGSIPDKEILKIVKENFDFRPGMIIINLDLKKGGNGRYLKTAAYGHFGRDDPDFTWEVVKPLKWEKPSA, from the coding sequence ATGGCCGCACTCGACACCTTCCTCTTCACCTCGGAGTCTGTGAATGAGGGCCATCCGGACAAGCTCTGCGACCAGGTCTCAGATgctgtgcttgatgcttgccttgctgagGACCCCGACAGCAAGGTTGCTTGCGAGACCTGCACCAAGACTAACATGGTCATGGTCTTTGGTGAGATCACCACCAAGGCCAATGTCGACTATGAGAAGATTGTCAGGGAGACTTGCCGCAACATTGGTTTTGTATCAAATGATGTTGGGCTTGACGCTGACCACTGCAAGGTGCTTGTGAACATTGAGCAGCAGTCCCCTGATATTGCACAGGGTGTGCATGGCCACTTCACCAAGCGCCCTGAGGAGATTGGAGCTGGTGACCAGGGGCACATGTTTGGGTATGCAACTGATGAGACCCCTGAGTTGATGCCCCTCAGCCATGTACTTGCCACCAAGCTTGGTGCTCGCCTCACCGAGGTCCGCAAGAATGGGACCTGCCCCTGGCTCAGGCCTGATGGGAAGACCCAGGTGACTGTTGAGTACCGCAATGAGGGTGGCGCCATGGTCCCCATTCGCGTCCATACTGTCCTCATCTCTACCCAGCATGACGAGACAGTCACCAATGATGAGATAGCAGCTGATCTGAAGGAGCATGTCATCAAGCCTATCATCCCTGAGGAATACCTTGACGAGAAGACCATCTTCCATCTGAACCCATCTGGCCGCTTTGTCATTGGTGGACCTCATGGTGATGCTGGTCTCACCGGCCGGAAGATCATCATTGACACTTATGGCGGTTGGGGAGCCCACGGTGGTGGCGCTTTCTCTGGCAAGGACCCAACCAAGGTCGACCGCAGTGGAGCATACGTTGCAAGGCAGGCTGCCAAAAGCATCGTTGCAAATGGCCTTGCTCGCCGCGCTATTGTCCAGGTTTCCTATGCCATTGGTGTGCCTGAGCCGCTCTCCGTGTTTGTTGACACATATGGCACCGGCAGCATCCCTGACAAGGAGATCCTCAAGATTGTGAAGGAGAACTTTGACTTCAGGCCTGgcatgatcatcatcaaccTTGACCTCAAGAAAGGCGGCAACGGGCGGTACCTCAAGACGGCAGCTTACGGTCACTTCGGAAGGGACGACCCGGACTTCACCTGGGAGGTGGTGAAGCCCCTCAAATGGGAAAAGCCTTCTGCCTAA
- the LOC133928387 gene encoding pto-interacting protein 1-like, with product MSCFACCGDEDTKGVPDNRNPYPGHHPARNDAYRTADPTPKGLQPVKMQPIAVPTIPVDEIREVTKGFGDEALIGEGSFGRVYFGVLRNGRSAAVKKLDSNKQPDQEFLAQVSMVSRLKHENVVELLGYCADGNLRVLAYEFATMGSLHDMLHGRKGVKGAQPGPILSWTQRVKIAVGAAKGLEYLHEKAQPHIIHRDIKSSNVLLFDDDVAKIADFDLSNQAPDMAARLHSTRVLGTFGYHAPEYAMTGQLSSKSDVYSFGVVLLELLTGRKPVDHTLPRGQQSLVTWATPRLSEDKVRQCVDSRLGGDYPPKAVAKFAAVAALCVQYEADFRPNMSIVVKALQPLLNARASNP from the exons ATGTCGTGCTTTGCATGCTGTGGTGATGAAGatacaaaaggagtaccagACAACAGGAATCCATACCCAGGACACCATCCAGCAA GGAATGATGCATACCGCACTGCTGACCCAACTCCCAAGGGTCTTCAGCCTGTGAAAATGCAACCAATTGCAGTCCCCACCATTCCTGTGGATGAGATTAGGGAGGTGACTAAGGGTTTTGGTGATGAAGCTTTGATTGGTGAGGGCTCCTTTGGCAGAGTATATTTTGGTGTTCTAAGAAATGGTAGGAGTGCCGCGGTCAAAAAGTTGGATTCTAATAAGCAACCAGACCAAGAATTCTTGGCGCAG GTGTCTATGGTGTCAAGGCTGAAGCATGAAAATGTTGTTGAGTTGCTTGGTTACTGCGCTGATGGGAACCTTCGGGTCCTTGCTTATGAGTTTGCTACTATGGGTTCTCTTCATGATATGCTTCATG GAAGAAAAGGTGTTAAAGGAGCTCAACCTGGTCCAATCTTATCATGGACTCAACGTGTAAAGATAGCTGTCGGGGCGGCAAAAGGCCTCGAGTATCTTCATGAGAAAGCACAGCCCCATATCATACACCGAGACATTAAGTCCAGCAATGTTCTTCTTTTCGATGATGATGTAGCTAAAATAGCTGACTTTGATTTGTCGAACCAAGCTCCCGACATGGCAGCTCGGCTTCACTCAACTAGGGTTCTTGGAACATTCGGATATCATGCGCCTGA GTATGCAATGACTGGGCAACTCAGCTCTAAGAGCGATGTGTATAGTTTcggagttgttcttcttgagctGTTGACTGGAAGGAAACCTGTCGACCATACATTACCAAGGGGACAGCAGAGCCTTGTGACATGG GCTACCCCAAGACTTAGTGAAGACAAGGTTAGACAATGTGTTGACTCAAGGCTTGGAGGGGACTATCCTCCTAAGGCTGTTGCAAAG TTTGCGGCTGTTGCCGCCTTGTGTGTTCAATACGAAGCAGACTTCCGGCCAAACATGAGCATCGTGGTCAAGGCGCTCCAACCCCTGCTGAATGCACGGGCATCTAACCCCTGA